A region of the Larus michahellis chromosome 4, bLarMic1.1, whole genome shotgun sequence genome:
atcctctcctcttACAGTTGTAAAGTTTTGGCACACAGCAAGCAAAGACATTACTTATCCAGAATTCCTAAGACTGGTTTTATACACGGAATTTCCTTGCTTAGACATTCTCAGTGCTTCTTTCCCATATTTACACGAACAATTTCCATTTCCCTTGCAGTTCAACTCTTCCCTCCACAGTGGAGAGGAAAGTATTATTCATCTGCTTAAAGCAAGGCTGCATATGCTCATTGTGAGCCCCTGTGTACTCATTTCGTCTGTCTATGTGTAGCCATCTCTGCTTCAGGTTGGAGAATACTCTGCGCAAATGACAGCATTAGGACTCATTTTTCTCAAATTCTTAGCAGTTACGCTGAACGTGATGtaataacattttcaaagtttttattaCTTGTTCTAAATTGGGTTGTTTTCAAgggagaagcaaaagaaataaaaaagtccGTGTctgaaaggattttatttcaaagaaaaaacaagaaaaaaaagaaaacctctcaaCTTTACCACAACTGCTTTTAGCTGCAAGCACATTTTCAGAAGTTAACTAGTTTTGAAGACTcggttaaaaagagaaaacagttctAAAACAAAATTTGAAGGTAAGCTTTCAAAATAATGCTGTTGTGTATTGTCACATCTACAGGTAGGTCAGTAAGCAGTTTTCAAAGGTTGATTGCTTGCTGCTGCCAAAATAACAATATTGACCTAAGACTTGCCCTTCACTGTTCTGATCTTTTGCCAGAAATCtaggggaaaagaagcaaaaactgGTCTTTTACTAGACCAACGGAGTAATTAAAAGGTGCATACCTAGACAAAACCCAAATGTAGAAGCTCACTGAAAATAGGGAAAATGAAACCGTTTCTTACAGTTTCAGGTATCTCAGAAAATATTACTAAATTAATACATTAATCACATGAATTAATCATACATTAAGGTAAAGTTGGCTGCTCAAAATTAGTATGCAATTACTAACTACATTATTTTGACACATACAAGAACATGTTGCTCTGGATTCCATAAGTTTTAGTTAACTCATGGACAGCAATACACCATAGGCTTCCTAAGAGAACCAGATATACTGCCTTCTTTTAGGCAATGTAGTTTGTAAAGGAAATTGTGGCCTAGCCTAATTGGAAAAACCATAGCTAATAATCACATTGTTGTTGGTGCTTATGGTTTGTTATTTGAAGATGCACAgaacttgttttcaaaatgtcatgatacagaaaacaaattaaccAGTGTTTCAGAGGTTGAGAACAATGTTGTCCTGAAGTACTTTGAACCTGTAATTGATTTGCATTCATTTCATTACACTTCAAAGTCTTGAAAGCATTACTAACAGCATACGGCACTCTTTGCCAATCTTCACAATTTTGAGCAAATAGTTTTTTCCCTGTCTATACCTCATTTCTTCACATTGGTAAGTGTGAAGTGGATATACTTATCCATTTGCTATTGGAGAGTGTATTGGGAGACATGCTAATTCTCCTAATTCTGCTACTTTGGGTTGTATAGTGCCCAAAGCCCAGTAGTGGTTATGGATTTAATCTAGTATGAGCAAATGCACTAACTATAATTAATCAGACTATCAGCCAACAGCTTACTCACCTGCTTGATGCCCAATCCCTTCTCATGCATGTAGCCCAGATTAAACATTGCTTGGGCGCTGTGCTGTTGCTCTGATGCCAGTCGATAGTGAATAAATGCAGTTTCATAATCAATATCAGTACCAAAACCATAAAAATGGTAATCTCCAAGCTTAATTCTTGCAACAGTATATCCTATAAAtcaagaaacaacacaaaaagataaaatagttAGGCAAAGAAAGCCTTTCAGTTTCATATGAAGATGCAGTAAGGACTTTATTATTACTTTCCACAGCTTGCacaaactgtttccttttttcccactCTCacataaacagctttttttttttttaaaatattgtgtgtAGCTAACCTAAACATAACTGATTTCTATTTTAAGGAAAGTCGGTTTCCCAGTAATCCTACGAACATTTTTATGGGTATTTAGTGGCATCAGTCGAAAATCTATATCATGTTGTTCATCATCACTTATTACAGAAAAACTTTTCATTTGTTATATAGTCATTAAGGGCTTCAGCTTTGTTTCTAAAACAGATAcactgaaaacttgaaaaataaagtcTCTCATCATCAGTTGGTAATTGAATACTTAACCATTCCATCCTCTCAATTTCTAAGTTTCTACTAAAAACCAAGTAGGTCTGAAGATTTTCAGACAAAACTCTTAGGCTCCATTTGCATGATACGCATGCTGTTGAGTAAAAAGCTAGCAGACAgacattagtgtagatgcactcaTACAAAAGTTAGAGACCTCACACTGAGATATTTAATTACTAAATTTAGTTTTGCTTATTTTAGGATAGGATTACAAGTACCAGAGTTTCAAACTTGGGTTGGTTGGACATCAAGACTGCATTCTTCATCACTGAGCTTTGCTTGCTTTGAATAGGAAATTGCATTTCTTATAAATGTTGACAAGTACCAAAATCCTAAAGGGTACTTTGTATCTGTTTTTccaagtgaatttatttttagaaaagtcAGGGTAAACATTCCTAACGCTGTTTAACACTGCTCTATAATTCCATATGGAATGGCAAAAGAAACACATTGTACATTTGTGTTTTAGTTCTTTTAATCTTCAGGATTTCAGAATGGCTCAGAACTGCAAGCATATTGCAATGACGTTACAGCTAACAGTGGAACAAAGAACAGCAACTACTCTATGTGGAATAGAACTAACGTTGAGCAGAAGGAGGTAAGCTTTCCCTCCTTGCCCATTTCATAGAAAGCACGAAATCAAACATTAATGGCTCTGCTGATAATAAACTAGTTGGAATTGTGAGGTATGGACATACCTTGAGCAGCTGCTCTATTCCACTGAAGCAAAGCTCGAGGATAGGTTTCATTTTCTCCTACTATACTGGCTTCTTCTAGAGAAGAAAGTAATTCAGTTAAACAGAAGCACGGTACATGCACACAAGACCACAAAAAAGCCCATGCTTATATTTAGCCtgctgaaatgaattaaaaacttGAAGTAATCTGTGCTATAGCACAAAAAAGATTCAACCCATCCAAAACTTACAAAATCCCCTTTCATTTATATAGTCTTTCTTTCCATGTATCTGCCCACGTAAGAGCTAGGAACAAGTTGTACCATTTCACCCTGAAATATTGCTTACCAAGTGTCTCTCCCATTCCTACTCCAGGAGATTCTGAAGCATCCTTGAAGAATGCCAGAAGATGCACACACTTCGAGCTCTGACAAAGTTGCACTCAAATACAAGGCTAAAGTATAAGCTATTTTAGTTTGACCATCTGAAAAACAGGACTATTCAAGTAAAATGAAGGCTTAAACTCCTTAACAGCCAGAGACTGCATATTTTACACAGCAGTGCTACAGCTACTTCAGAACACAAGGTATTTTACTTGTCCATGTCATAAATTGAGGGTTGCTGAAGTATCAGAATTCAGTTAAAAGGATTTGTAACTTTTTTCGCTTCTAGTGTAAGTATGGTTTCAGCTATACGATCTCACAGTTGACATACAGACTTTCTGTATAAAGCgtataaaagaattttaaattcatCTCCAGTTGAGATGCAGATATATCTGAGTAATGACAATCAGAATTTTAACACAAGAAAAGATGCTATTTCTTTGCAAGAACCTACTCCCAGCCAAGACTGTCATTGCTGTAGCTTATCTAAAGATGAGTCACTGAGGCACCTTTGAAAAACATTCACTGGAAATTAAGACGTTAGATTAGCCTATTAGCCACCAATAGCCTGATTTTTATATTAAGATACAAAGCCCTAATGCTGGTAAGGACACACTTAGGTTTCTAGGTTTGAGATCCAGAAAGTTCAAAAATTCTGGGTTTTGTAGTTTCTGGAAAGATTTGTCACTTGTTCTTCCATTGTTTCCCCTACGACATCAAACTAAGAAATCCAAGTTCTAGCCACCTAGTTGCAATAAGAGACCTAGGACAAGTGTTTTTCAAATCTAACAGAACTAACTGCCCAGCTCTTCATCCCTGCTTCAATAGTAGTAAAAGTGAAGTtacaaaaaaatctggaaaaaaatgacagaagacaTTACAGGATAAAGAACATAGGAAACTGAAGCTTGTATGCATAGTAAAGGCCAAAGGAAAAACTAATGCAACTCCTACTTTATAGATTCAAAAATGAAGTGTTAAGTCTGTGTTTGGGAAGCCCagggaagaaaattttcagcaCTGTGCAACTTTCTAAAGCATTCTCCATTTTTTAAATCCTGTAACTTAGAATTTAAGTGTATTCTAACTTTTAGGCCAGAAAGCTATCCTTGGAGGTGAAAATTAAAACTGACTGCTATCCAGTGtgacaagaaagaaagaggacaaGACTCTCACTGAAGTTCTAACTGAACAAGAGCTATGTAATTATATCTTCAAGCACACTAGCACTCTGCTAAATGGGCTACTGCAGATcaactccaaaaaaccccaaactttcagTACAAATTCAGGTCCTTACTCTGATCAAGTATGAAAGCAGCATTGCTTTGTGCAACTTCGTAGCCTTGTTCTGCCAGGAGAAGATACTGAACCACAGCAGAATTTGAATCACCATCTTTATAGCTGTTGTAGGCAGTCATCAATCTTTCAGACCAACGTCCCCGTTCACATACATTCTTAAACAactgcagagggggaaaaaataaaagggggggaaGACTGGTTGTCAGGAACTTCAGAAATTTAGGTTTTGCAAGAGGTAAACCTTCAACCTTCAAATGCctgcttaaaatatttacatttcacaggaaaaactTGATAGACAACTTACTGGTTAAGACAGGCTTACTTTAAGATGCAGGTTACTAAGCAAATACAAGCCAAGATTCAGATGCTTGCTCAGAATTATTCTTAATATCAGcttttttgttacatttaaaCCCATGTCTAATTGAAGAATTCAGTACTTATAAAATACCAGCTTACTTTGTATTAagattctcattttcttccaagTTAATAAAGGAAATACAAACTTGCCATaccaacataaaaataaagatttttctcatGAGATATAAAGGAGTTTGATAAAGATATCACTTTTCCTTTTGATAGCCTTGGCTCTGCAGTCACCAGTGGATTTTAGCTAAGACAAATTTCCAATATAAGCTGATGTGGTTATATCCAACCTTTTGCAAGTCAGTATTATTGGACCTTTATAAATGGATAACCTTACCTCAACAGCAGTATGACAGGATCGCATCACTCCAGTGCCAGTAGCATGCATCTGAGCCAGATTATAAAAAGCCAGAATGTGGCCGCCCTGGGAGGCCAAGTTAAAGTATTTCAAAGCTTGTTTATAGTCTCTTTTGACTCCAATGCCAtctaaaagaaagaataagtcATTGCTATTCATTGCTCTTGAAAAGCAGAGTTGTATaaagaaaaacactgtgaaagcattaggaaaaaacagaataaaatataaattcaatGCAGTAAAGCCACTCTACATGCAGTATATCTATACTTCTAATGCCACCTAGTGAACAGTTACTGAAAGGGCAGATGCTTAGACCCGCAAAATCATCATTTTGATTCCACTTACTGTAATACATGGAACCTAGTTGAAGTTGTCCATCAACCCATCCCTGTTCTGCAGCCTTCTGGAAATACTTCAGTGCTAGCTCATAGTTCTGCAGGAAGATTTACTCCAGTCATTATAGCCTTGCAATACACCACAATTTaagtaaagagagaaaacacGCATGCACGCATGTGTCAGTGCATGGACAGATCTATATTACAGAAAGATTACAGTGAGATAGTCTagcaaaaaaatattcatctgGTCAAAATTTGGAAACAACAAATGAAATAGCCTACAATCATATTAGCATGTCTTAAGTCTGTCTGAAGCTTATGTCCAAGCTGTCATCCATATATATCATTGCTATGAATAGTTATGCTTAACAGAATGGATGCCCTATTCTGTTTCTAGAACAATTATTTAACTTATTTCCTCAACTTTGGGCTGATTTTCAACTTTTGAACATCTGTTTGCATAGCTAAATACAAAACATTTGACAAGAAACCTTCCTGTGGGAAAAGCAACAAGGTAAATGAACTCATTAAAAGTTTCAAAGTGTTCCTCCACTCTCACAAGATACATAAATAAAGATAGTTAGGGTTTGTTTAATTTCACAAGAAAATCCAAGACAAGTTTAAAACTCCTACTAAAAATTCACACTGCTATGCATTTCTAATAGCTTCaacaacattttcaaatgttaGAGGGAACTCAGCATGTTTCATAGCTGCTAActccacagtaattttttttttaatattacagatTTCCTCATGGAGTTTTCAGTGTAACAATTAACTTCACAATTACAGTTAACTTTACAACTAAGTTTTCTACAGTACTTCCAACCAGAGAAAAAGTTTGTTGACAACAAGAAGTTACACAATCACCTATGATTAGAAAGACGACTGTCAAAAGCTTACCACTGGAACACCTTTTCCATAGAGGTAAGCCATTCCTAATCCGCTCTGTCCAACTGGATTACCctgaaagcacaggaaaacatTTGTGCAGGGAAAGGTAAAACATACAGCTACATCTTTCAAGTTTCGGCTATGTCTTTAAATCACTAAAACAAATAGTGCTTAAGATAGATCTGCTTTGTAACTTTGCTCCTAGTAATAGTTATTTAGGGAGAAAATAGCATCTTCAGTAACTTTTATTCAGTAACTATACCGGtgataaataagaaaaagaaaggcgTTCAACACTTGTTATGAAAGTCTACTGTGCACTTTCAAAATGTTGTATGAGATGTAGAACGCACACCCATAGAAAGCTGAGGCAGTAATATCTTTTTGAGATGTTTTGGATGCTACAGAAGCTCCCAAAACAGCCAGAAGAACTCTGAGAATCTGTCTTAATTTAAGGCCAGGTTGGTGGCTGTCCTGGGGGCTGGATTACTGACCACTGCCCCTGCAAAAGTATGCACTATGGTATTCCTTCAGTGCCAGGACAGGCAACAAGGTACCTCAGAAATCTTCAGTGAATGTAGGAAATAAGCAAATTGAGAGATCCTTACTCTGTCCTAGGACAGAGGTGTAGAACAGCAATTTAATTGTGGAATGCAAGAACCATGAAGACCCCTCAGAACTTTAGCATGTGAAACACAGTAGATGAGCGTCTTTCCTGAAGGACCACTCATGCTTTAAGTGTACAAATGCTACCATAAGTGATAGGTCAAAAACAGACACAAGGAATTAagagccaaaaaaccccaacagtccAACGAGATGAGAggtataaaaccaaaaccattgtCTATTCACTGACCGCAGAACAGAACCAAACCAATAGTTTCTGTGACAAGATAACTTTGGATTAATGAAAATTAACACTTAACAGAATTGCAGCCTATTTAGGTGCGCAGTATTTCATACTGATGTGAGCATTCCTGAGAGTTAGACTCCTTGCGCTGGATACAACTTCATGAAGCACCATGACCAGAACTGGCGGGAGTTTCTGACATTTTAAACAAGCAGGGCTTAATTATGGGCTACTCTGGGGCAGAAGTTGGGAGTAGGTGTATGCACATGGAAGTGCACAAAAAGAAGCACTAGCAGCATTTCTGAGCTAATCAAGTTTTTCATGCATATGCTGCATTTCCAGCTTACAGATAATCATACCATATCAGCAGCTTTCTTGAAATACTGAAGAGCTGTTTCGTTGCTCTGAGGTACAACATCACTGCCTTCTGAGTACATCTGAAGGAGAAAGGCATTATTAAAGAACAGCTGAAGAAGTTGGTTTAGCATGGAGATAATGAAGTATCTTCACTTCGCATATGAGGGAGTCTATTCTACTATTAGACTATTCTGACTATTGCATTACTGAATAATCATTAGAGAACTTGCCCAGAAGCAGAGAACACATCTCTATGCTGTAAAATTCAGATTCAGAGGGTTTAACTCTCTAATAGAGAATGAACTGcctataaaattaaaaagtttttatGAAAATACACTTCATTTTTGAGTTCTACCACTGTGCAGTGAAGAACACATAATCAGGCAAAACTCTTGTGAGACCAGTGGATTGGCAGTTAAAATActtcttgaaaacaaagaaaaaaattgattacTAAACCCTGTTCATTTCAGCATTTATTAGATACAAAACACTCAAGCCATAAACAAAGCAGGGACGTGCAATTTCTCCTGTTGACTATCAcattatgctatttttttcatgCTCTAAGGACATGAATTTTGCATCCTCTACTGCAGTGACAGCCTGAAAAAGATGAGCTAGAGCTGCTGTGTGTTGCGGCCTAACCTTAGAGGGTACTCCAATGGAGTAATAAGGATTTAGCTCCTCACAGGGTGAAGGTAGCCTGCAACCCAGGTCTCAGGTAAGTGACCTAAATGCCTTTTGAAGCAGTAACCAAAACAGCACCAAAAGCAATCatgttttacatgaaaaaaaggaCTTAGATCTGAGAAAATTCATACAATGGCCCACCTCGCAAATAGACTTTGGCTTTGATTCGGTGTAGATGCAGACTAATTGGCAACTCTGACTCAGATGCCTCAGTTCTCTACACAGAATAAGAATACAGAtgtctttcccctttccttcctgaaCTTAGTATTTCCCACTAGGCAAATTTTTTGAGAAGCCTAGCTTTTCCCCACACACTGTATGGAAGAGCATAGTGGCCTACTCTGAGTTTTGAGCTCCACCACAGAAGGATATTTAGGTATttaactatttaatttaaaaaaaaaaaaaaaaatatctagttcAAGcgctatttagaaaaaaaaccaaccaaaagtTCCTAATGTGAAGGAGCAAGTAGAAAATTTAGACTACATAGAATAGACTATGACACTCAAATCTTGCAGGACAAttcagaacagcagcaaaacagaagtaCTTAGATTCCAGCATTCAAGTTTTAGAATACCTGATATCAGGAAGtaagaaatatttgttatttttcattgaaagGCAGTCAGTTTGCTTACTTCTGAGAGTGTTCATATCTTACCTTTCCTAGAAAGGCCATTGCATGTGAATTTCCAGCATTAGCTGCTTGATTGAAGTACTCAAATGCTCGCTGTAGggaagaaaacaagtattttagcCACTATGACTATGATTTGAGTACCTTTTCTTGCAATTGGAAGTAGGTTGTTTGCCAAGTTACCAGGTTCTTCCTGGGATAAAAGTTATCAATCCCACCTAATTTAATATATGTAACAGGGTTCCCCACTTATAATTGGAATATTGAGCAGCAATCCCTCTCAACAGTGTTTtccaaaaagcagaggaaaaaaagccctacaatTGCTAGTATGCACAAGCTGCCTGGGTAAATCTTACTTCCTTATTGTACCTCCAAACCCTGTTTAGAAGAGGAGCGATCTGTCAGTTCCTATTTCAGTTTTACAGAGAGCTTGGTTATAGTCATTCTGAGCACTTGATATCTCTGAACCCTTATAGAGCAGtcattttaaggtattttaaatgTGATGACcattaaataatttcttgttGGCAGCTGAGTCTGAAATAATCCTCAGCTCTCCATTTTTTCAATGCATTCTTTAAGAAGAGGTTAGGTATTTTAACTTCTATAAGCGCTAGCTAGGTTGGCTTACATCAGTAGAAGTTCTATTTTCTGTGCACACTTAAATATCCTTAATGAAAGTTGCACTGTTTCGCCTATAGAAGCAAAATATTCTTGCAAGCCACATAAACTAGACTATCATCGCTAACGCACGCAGAGTGTGTCATGAAGATTCTACCACATGTACAAAAGCTCAGCCGGTTTCAAGTACTACTTGATGAAAACCTGCTTTGTTTTTGACTTCCTCATTTCTAAGATGATTAGTCAAACTACTTAAACTAATTGTGTAAGAAAATCAGCTCCATTTACTAGTCACATAAAGATTAAGTTTTATTGAATGAATTAAGTTTTATTGAATGAGATTATTGAAGTCATTAAATACCTTACAGTGGTACTTAAACAATTCTGCTTCATTGTGGTCTCAGCTATACTTTCTCCCCTTCTGCCAAGTGTAACATGCATCAGAGATATACACAGACAGGGTACCTGATGATTTTGCTCTACTCCTCTTCCTCCATGCAAGTGCAACTGTCCAAGGCcaacctaaaaataaattttacattgCAAATAAGTTACTTTTCCCTAGGGACTTTCTGTTTCTAGTAATACAGATACCAGTGAGCTAATTACATGCACAAAGACAAACCATATCAGAATTAAAGATGCCACTGAGTCTCAAGGCACAGATTTGCTTCAATAACTACAGTACAGTCCTACTTTTTCACATTAGCCTAAGCACAAATTTATCCTAGATGAAAGTGACATGACTGTCCTAGATACAAAATAATAATTGCTCATTTGAATTCTGCCTACCTAATTTTTAAGTCATATATGACCAAGCTGAATTGTGACAATTTGCCTATATTAGTGTCCTCCACTCCTGCATTGTGTGTAGAAGAGGTCTAGCCTGCAGCACACAGAAGTCATACAAGAGCAGAAGCAGTGAGAAATTGACGTGCCCTGTCAGGGCCAGTTCTTTTGATTAAGGCTTCCTCCACAACCTCTAAAGTTCTCCTTAAACTAGTCTGGCTGGTTTCTAGTGAAAGCCAAAATCCTCTTTCCTAAGATACTAAAGTTGTAATGTTTTGGACTTATTTTCcacaaaaatttgcattttttgccCAAGCTCTACCTTAAACACACTAAAATATAAACCTCTTTTCATAAAAACTAGTCAGGAAATAACAATCCGGTTGATTTAGGAGGAAGAGAAAACTAAAGCTCCAAcatctttctgtatttcataaaGCTGTTCCTTTAATTCTTGAAAACCTTTGCAAGCCATCAGGTGAATTTAATCTTACCTGTGCTTGCACATCTCCTTTCTCTGCTAAAAACTGATAATACTGAATCAAGTCTTCTTCTAGCATCCCACTTGCCATTCCTGGATTTTCTACTTCATCTGCTAAGCGAATTCGCTGAACCACTGTGCCACCAGTCAAAGAAATGTCACTAGCAACTGGAAAACAGAGAAGATAAGTTTTCAGACAGTTTTGTTCAATACAAATATTACACTGCTACTTAATAAAAACAGATCTCTACAGACCTTCGAACTGTTACTCAGAGAGAATGGATTACTTTGACACtgtaagaattaaaaacatttcgACAGAGATTAAAATAGCATATCATGATTCAGTGTCAAACAGATAATTTGTTTAATAGCAGGCATTCTCTATTTTTATACTAGTAGTGTTGACAGTACTTCTAGTATCCTCTAGGTGAATGATAtagaaatacatagaaaataaAGAAGGTTAGCCTAGTAAAAATTTTTTACCGTGGTTAGCTACAAGTCGATAGTGAGTGAGAGCAGATTCACAATTTTGAAGGACTCCTATCCCAGCCCAGTACCGGTAACcctagaaaggaaaatataaaaatatgggaCTATTGGTTATTTGACAACATACCACTTGCCAGGTTACAAACTTTTTTCACATTATTTGAGTAAGATTTGATGAGACAATAGGCAAAACAAAGGCCACAAGTCCACTGTGTCTGCATTAAAAGCAACTGACCAACATCATTAAAGTTTAAGTGTAGCCAATATACTTCAGATATTactcaggaaaaagcaaaaaagctgaaTGATACTGATGGGTGAAAACCCAAAGCCTTTTACTTACACATGTTGCAGTTTAGTTGTCTTAAATCTCACAATACTGATTAAAAGAGCATCTTCTGCAAAGATCTCTGGCTTTCACAGTTCTCATTAGCCTATAAAAATTGGAAGTCTGATGCGTCTGCTTTAAGTCAAGAGAGGTAAACATGGTCCATCTAAATTCATAGTGGTATATAACTTCAAATGAGCAGACTTTTCCTTAAGTTAACAAGGAGTAAAATGGAAGATCCTATTGCCCACCCAGTGCATGTATAATGATCTACTATTTGGACAGCGTAGTACATGAATGCAAATCttacattaaaaatttaagaGTACAAAAAAGTTCTTGCATATATAAAATTACTAACTTAACTTACTTACCAAGATCATATGGGCGATCAGATTTCCTCCTAAAGCTCCAAAGGTGTAATACACCAGGGCCTTAAAACAAAATCATTGGTTATTTAACATGTGCCTCCAAGATAAAATACAGGAGCACACACTGAAGGTTTCTAAGTTACCTTAGCTTGACTGGAATTGACTCCTAGACCAGAGGCATATAGAAATCCAAGAGcctagaaataaaacaaagtttgttAGCACATCCTTTGAAAATTCGAGGATCAGTTTTCCTGGAATACGTAAGTATAAAGTTGTCTAACAATAATTCAAAGCTTCAAAGAACATGCCGAACTCTACCTTCACTTTGGTACCTCCTATGtaggcccttccctgccccttttAAAGTATGGAGTTTCTAAACGATTCAGTTGCCTAGGACACTAGCATAAATACATCTCACCAGCATTCAGTCTAG
Encoded here:
- the SEL1L gene encoding protein sel-1 homolog 1 isoform X1, which translates into the protein MGRWARLGLVLSLTLVLCLTALWAGTLAAADEEGNQDESLESKTLSAEDQVKDHSTGTRVVAGQIFLESGKSDSQSEDEENFHSQEEEKENSLEELNSLEVSNLLNKDLEEAEIQSPVLTAIGGTADGEPCHFPFLFMEKEYAECTADGREDGRLWCATTYDYKKDQKWGFCETEEQSNKRRQMQEAEDVYQTGMKILNESSKKAQKKEAYQYLLKAADMNHTKAMEKVSYALLFGDYLKQNIQSSKELFEKLTEEGSPKGQVALGFLYASGLGVNSSQAKALVYYTFGALGGNLIAHMILGYRYWAGIGVLQNCESALTHYRLVANHVASDISLTGGTVVQRIRLADEVENPGMASGMLEEDLIQYYQFLAEKGDVQAQVGLGQLHLHGGRGVEQNHQRAFEYFNQAANAGNSHAMAFLGKMYSEGSDVVPQSNETALQYFKKAADMGNPVGQSGLGMAYLYGKGVPVNYELALKYFQKAAEQGWVDGQLQLGSMYYNGIGVKRDYKQALKYFNLASQGGHILAFYNLAQMHATGTGVMRSCHTAVELFKNVCERGRWSERLMTAYNSYKDGDSNSAVVQYLLLAEQGYEVAQSNAAFILDQKEASIVGENETYPRALLQWNRAAAQGYTVARIKLGDYHFYGFGTDIDYETAFIHYRLASEQQHSAQAMFNLGYMHEKGLGIKQDIHLAKRFYDMAAEASPDAQVPVFLALCKLGVIYSLQYVREINIREAFSHIDMDQLLGPEWDLYLMTIIALLLGTIIAYRQRQHQAIPRPAGLRPAVPQQEPPPEHQPPQ
- the SEL1L gene encoding protein sel-1 homolog 1 isoform X2; its protein translation is MGRWARLGLVLSLTLVLCLTALWAGTLAAADEEGNQDESLESKTLSAEDQVKDHSTGTRVVAGQIFLESGKSDSQSEDEENFHSQEEEKENSLEELNSLEVSNLLNKDLEEAEIQSPVLTAIGGTADGEPCHFPFLFMEKEYAECTADGREDGRLWCATTYDYKKDQKWGFCETEEQSNKRRQMQEAEDVYQTGMKILNESSKKAQKKEAYQYLLKAADMNHTKAMEKVSYALLFGDYLKQNIQSSKELFEKLTEEGSPKGQVALGFLYASGLGVNSSQAKALVYYTFGALGGNLIAHMILGYRYWAGIGVLQNCESALTHYRLVANHVASDISLTGGTVVQRIRLADEVENPGMASGMLEEDLIQYYQFLAEKGDVQAQVGLGQLHLHGGRGVEQNHQRAFEYFNQAANAGNSHAMAFLGKMYSEGSDVVPQSNETALQYFKKAADMGNPVGQSGLGMAYLYGKGVPVNYELALKYFQKAAEQGWVDGQLQLGSMYYNGIGVKRDYKQALKYFNLASQGGHILAFYNLAQMHATGTGVMRSCHTAVELFKNVCERGRWSERLMTAYNSYKDGDSNSAVVQYLLLAEQGYEVAQSNAAFILDQKASIVGENETYPRALLQWNRAAAQGYTVARIKLGDYHFYGFGTDIDYETAFIHYRLASEQQHSAQAMFNLGYMHEKGLGIKQDIHLAKRFYDMAAEASPDAQVPVFLALCKLGVIYSLQYVREINIREAFSHIDMDQLLGPEWDLYLMTIIALLLGTIIAYRQRQHQAIPRPAGLRPAVPQQEPPPEHQPPQ